Proteins encoded together in one Salinibacter grassmerensis window:
- the nusG gene encoding transcription termination/antitermination protein NusG encodes MAEDIDPDTWYVLRTFSNHEKKVRRYLESEIERIGLEDQVEEILIPTETVFEMKGGEKKTKEKTFFPGYILLNCTLTSELRDLAEDLPSVIGFLTTGTGDEPTQLREEEIKRILGKMDRAEEMGEQPEMPFKVGDPVKVVDGPFDSFNGIVEDVYPDQMKVKVMVSIFGRKTPVELDYLQVEHEE; translated from the coding sequence ATTGACCCAGATACATGGTACGTGCTCCGCACGTTCTCGAACCACGAGAAAAAGGTGCGCCGGTACCTCGAAAGTGAAATCGAGCGAATTGGCCTTGAGGATCAGGTCGAAGAAATCCTGATTCCTACGGAGACGGTCTTCGAAATGAAGGGGGGAGAGAAGAAGACGAAGGAGAAGACATTCTTCCCCGGATACATCCTCCTCAATTGCACACTCACGTCCGAGCTCCGCGACCTCGCCGAGGATCTCCCGTCGGTCATCGGGTTCCTGACGACGGGCACCGGCGACGAACCCACCCAGCTCCGAGAGGAGGAGATCAAGCGCATCCTGGGCAAGATGGATCGGGCCGAGGAGATGGGGGAACAGCCCGAAATGCCATTCAAGGTGGGCGACCCGGTGAAGGTCGTGGATGGTCCCTTCGACAGCTTCAACGGAATCGTAGAAGATGTGTACCCCGACCAGATGAAGGTGAAGGTGATGGTCTCCATTTTTGGGCGGAAAACCCCCGTCGAGCTCGACTATCTGCAGGTCGAGCATGAAGAGTAG
- the rplK gene encoding 50S ribosomal protein L11 yields the protein MATPVEQTIKLQIKGGQANPAPPIGPALGQHGVNIMEFCKAFNSRTEDRMGTLLPVEITVYADRSFDFIVKSPPASVLLKQKADIETAAGDPLRDDAGTVTWDDCLDIADQKLQDLNAHTVEKGASMVAGTARSMGITVEGKPAHE from the coding sequence ATGGCAACACCGGTCGAACAAACCATCAAGCTTCAAATCAAGGGGGGGCAAGCCAACCCCGCTCCACCCATTGGCCCGGCCCTTGGGCAGCACGGCGTGAACATCATGGAGTTCTGTAAGGCATTTAACTCCCGCACGGAAGACCGCATGGGGACGCTCCTCCCGGTCGAGATTACCGTGTACGCCGACCGCTCCTTTGACTTCATCGTCAAGAGCCCGCCGGCGTCCGTTCTCCTGAAACAGAAAGCCGACATCGAGACGGCCGCGGGCGACCCGCTCCGGGACGACGCGGGCACGGTCACGTGGGATGATTGTCTGGACATTGCCGACCAAAAGCTTCAGGACCTGAACGCGCACACCGTCGAGAAGGGAGCGAGCATGGTGGCGGGCACGGCCCGGTCCATGGGAATTACCGTGGAGGGCAAGCCGGCCCACGAATAG
- the rplA gene encoding 50S ribosomal protein L1, which produces MANTEGKRYQDASELVGDKNEPVRLQEAAELARETATANFDESIDLDLRLGVDPQHADQMVRGSITLPNGTGREVTVLVLASEGKQQEAEEAGADHVGLDEYIERIEEENWLDFDVAIATPDVMGQVGQLGRILGPRGLMPNPKSGTVTMDVADAIEEIKAGKIEFRVDQSGNLHVPIGKASFSPDELYENAQALLREVIRLRPASAGGLYLRSITLSATMGPPVRVDRSSVLSEAR; this is translated from the coding sequence ATGGCAAACACTGAAGGCAAACGATACCAAGACGCCAGCGAGCTCGTGGGGGACAAGAATGAGCCCGTGAGGCTGCAAGAGGCCGCAGAGCTGGCCCGAGAAACCGCGACTGCCAACTTCGACGAGTCGATCGACCTCGACCTCCGACTTGGCGTCGACCCGCAGCACGCCGATCAAATGGTGCGCGGGTCGATCACCCTTCCCAATGGCACCGGCCGGGAAGTCACCGTACTCGTGCTGGCCAGTGAGGGCAAGCAGCAAGAGGCCGAGGAGGCAGGGGCCGATCACGTCGGGCTCGACGAATACATCGAACGCATTGAAGAAGAAAACTGGCTCGACTTTGACGTGGCGATTGCCACGCCGGACGTTATGGGGCAGGTGGGGCAGCTCGGGCGCATTCTTGGCCCGCGTGGCCTCATGCCGAACCCGAAGAGCGGGACTGTGACGATGGACGTGGCCGATGCGATCGAGGAAATCAAGGCGGGAAAGATTGAGTTCCGCGTTGATCAGAGCGGGAACCTACACGTCCCCATCGGGAAGGCGTCCTTTTCCCCCGACGAACTGTACGAGAACGCCCAGGCGCTCCTCCGCGAGGTCATTCGGCTCCGGCCAGCCTCCGCGGGCGGACTCTACCTGCGCTCGATCACGCTGTCGGCCACGATGGGGCCGCCGGTGCGCGTAGACCGGAGCTCCGTGCTCAGCGAAGCCCGGTAG
- the rplJ gene encoding 50S ribosomal protein L10: MSKNRAEKAEIIEEIGEKLDEYPIIYLTNFEGLTVAQSNDLRGRFREAGVEYQVTKNTLARLALDRIEGKDALDEFFAGPTAIAFSEDPAKPARVLQDFLEEEELGRPELKVAWIEGDMYDDPEALDTLAELKSREELIGEVIGRLLAPAQNLVGALQGPGQRLSGLLQSLAEEEEEE, translated from the coding sequence ATGTCGAAGAACCGAGCCGAAAAAGCCGAAATCATCGAAGAGATCGGGGAGAAGCTCGACGAGTACCCGATCATCTACCTGACCAATTTTGAAGGCCTGACCGTCGCCCAGTCAAATGACCTCCGGGGGCGCTTCCGGGAGGCGGGCGTCGAGTATCAGGTGACTAAGAACACCCTGGCCCGTCTTGCCCTTGATCGCATTGAGGGCAAGGATGCCCTCGACGAGTTCTTTGCGGGGCCCACGGCCATTGCCTTTAGCGAGGATCCGGCGAAGCCTGCCCGGGTGCTCCAAGACTTTCTGGAGGAGGAGGAGCTGGGCCGTCCGGAACTAAAGGTCGCCTGGATTGAGGGCGACATGTACGACGATCCGGAAGCACTTGATACGCTTGCGGAGCTGAAATCCCGAGAGGAGCTTATCGGAGAGGTCATCGGCCGACTACTGGCGCCGGCCCAGAATCTGGTGGGAGCCCTCCAGGGGCCCGGCCAGCGACTGTCCGGTCTTCTCCAGTCCCTCGCGGAGGAAGAGGAAGAAGAGTAG
- the rplL gene encoding 50S ribosomal protein L7/L12 yields MADIEELAEQLVGLTIQEANELANHLEEEYDIQPASAGVAVAADGGGGADGDAEEEEQTAFDVVLTGIGGNKIQVIKEVRSITGMGLKEAKSLVDEAPNPVSEGVSREEADDLKAQIEDAGGEIELQ; encoded by the coding sequence ATGGCTGACATCGAAGAACTTGCGGAACAGCTCGTTGGGCTTACCATCCAGGAAGCCAATGAACTTGCGAATCATCTCGAAGAGGAATACGACATCCAGCCGGCCTCGGCGGGCGTCGCTGTGGCGGCCGACGGCGGAGGCGGTGCCGACGGAGACGCTGAGGAGGAAGAGCAGACGGCGTTCGATGTCGTGCTGACCGGCATTGGGGGCAACAAGATTCAGGTTATCAAGGAGGTCCGCTCCATCACGGGCATGGGCCTGAAGGAGGCCAAGTCGCTCGTGGACGAGGCGCCGAATCCGGTCAGTGAAGGCGTCTCTCGTGAGGAGGCCGACGACCTCAAAGCGCAGATTGAAGACGCCGGGGGCGAGATTGAGCTCCAGTAG
- the rpoB gene encoding DNA-directed RNA polymerase subunit beta translates to MPTFLNGDVTTPGHLVDPDPRKSFADIPEVWDYPDFLDVQLKTFHDFVQDDVPPADRENAGLQAVFNEHFPIKDNRDRYTLEFVSYELDAPKHTVEECIAQGLTYSIPLKATLRLTSKEEEGGEEAIEAIEQEVYLGTLPFMTDRGTFIVNGAERVIVSQLHRSPGAFFEKEIHSNGTELFSARVIPFRGSWMEFSTDVRDVLWAYVDRKKKVPVTTLLRALGFSSDEEIVKMFDLADAVDIDDEDGFEEYLGRELATSVTIEKTIEIVDEDTGEVVDEEMEREVLLPAEHELEEDDWEELDEYDVSRLYLVREDVEDEALDKSTLVETLQKDSSHTEEEALEVIYEKLRGSEAPDLDSAREALERLFFNEDRYDLGDVGRHRMNARLDVDVDTDEMVLTKEDVVGIVRELIQLQNGESTADDIDHLSNRRVKSVGEQLGSQFSLGLARMARTIKERMNLRDADKFTPKDLVNARTIESVINTFFGTNQLSQFMDQTNALAEMTHKRRMSALGPGGLTRERAGFEVRDVHHTHYGRLCPIETPEGPNIGLMLSLCVHSTINDFGFLETPYRVVEDGQVTDRVEYLSAEEEDQATVAQANAPIDDDGDFERDEVRCRHQGDFPIVDPEKVDYMDVAPNQIVSPSASLVPFLSHNDANRALMGSNMQRQGVPLLRSDSPIVGTGLEGRVAKDSRSCVVAEGEGVVEYVDAERLVVRYDEEQDKTDLTFGEPVQEYELTKFRRTNQGTCMNQKPIVQAGDRVEEGEVLTDGFAMEKGELALGKNVLCAFMPWHGYNYEDAIVISERLVADDVYTSVHIEEFEHEVRDTKRGEEELTREIPNVSEEATKDLDERGIVRVGAEITPGDIIVGKITPKGETDPTPEEKLLRAIFGDKAGDVKDASLKAKPGMEGGVVIDTRLFSRRELDPASKKMEEKRLENIEGDHERKLDDLNERLWEKFFALVEDATSAGLEDREGEVILAEGADFEEDAFDDVDPSDLSTRAEYTGDEELDDQISTLLRNYKSRRRDIEGTTKRQKHQVEMGDELPSGVVQMAKVYVARKKKIEVGDKMAGRHGNKGVIAKIAPVEDMPFLDDGTPVDLVLNPLGVPSRMNLGQIYETLLGWAGDRLGVKYATPIFDGASLEDVGDELEKAGLPRDGKVQLYDGRTGEPFDEKTTVGQIYMMKLEHLVEDKMHARSIGPYSLITQQPLGGKAQFGGQRLGEMEVWALYAYGASNTLQEMLTFKSDDVEGRSEAYESIVKGENLPSPGVPESFNVLVRELQGLGLEVTLD, encoded by the coding sequence ATGCCGACCTTTTTAAACGGAGACGTCACCACGCCTGGTCACCTTGTGGATCCGGATCCGCGCAAGAGCTTCGCGGACATTCCGGAGGTGTGGGATTATCCGGACTTCCTGGACGTCCAGTTGAAGACGTTCCACGATTTTGTGCAGGACGACGTGCCTCCCGCCGACCGGGAGAACGCTGGACTCCAGGCCGTCTTTAACGAGCACTTCCCGATCAAGGACAACCGGGACCGCTACACTCTTGAGTTCGTCAGCTACGAACTCGACGCCCCCAAGCACACAGTTGAGGAGTGCATCGCGCAGGGCCTCACGTACTCGATTCCCCTGAAGGCCACCCTCCGCCTCACGAGCAAAGAGGAGGAAGGGGGCGAGGAGGCCATCGAGGCGATCGAGCAGGAGGTGTACCTGGGGACGCTTCCGTTCATGACCGACCGCGGGACGTTTATCGTGAATGGGGCCGAGCGGGTGATCGTCTCCCAACTCCACCGCAGCCCCGGTGCCTTCTTCGAGAAGGAGATTCACTCGAACGGCACGGAGCTGTTCAGCGCCCGCGTGATCCCGTTCCGCGGCTCGTGGATGGAGTTCTCCACGGACGTTCGTGACGTGCTGTGGGCCTACGTCGACCGCAAGAAGAAGGTGCCCGTGACCACGCTGCTTCGTGCGCTGGGCTTCTCCAGCGACGAAGAGATCGTGAAGATGTTCGACCTCGCCGACGCGGTTGACATCGACGACGAGGACGGGTTTGAGGAATACCTTGGCCGTGAGCTCGCAACGAGCGTCACCATCGAGAAGACGATCGAGATCGTCGACGAGGACACCGGCGAGGTGGTCGACGAGGAGATGGAGCGTGAGGTGTTGCTGCCCGCCGAACACGAGCTGGAGGAGGACGACTGGGAAGAGCTCGACGAATACGACGTGAGCCGCCTCTACCTGGTGCGGGAGGATGTTGAGGACGAGGCGCTCGACAAGAGCACGCTCGTGGAAACCCTCCAGAAGGACTCGTCGCACACCGAAGAGGAAGCCCTTGAGGTTATCTACGAGAAGCTGCGCGGAAGCGAGGCCCCCGATCTCGACTCCGCCCGGGAGGCCCTTGAGCGGCTCTTCTTCAACGAGGACCGGTACGACCTGGGCGACGTGGGCCGTCACCGCATGAACGCCCGGCTGGACGTCGACGTGGACACCGATGAGATGGTCCTCACGAAGGAGGACGTAGTGGGCATCGTCCGTGAGCTCATCCAGCTCCAGAATGGCGAGAGCACGGCCGACGATATCGACCACCTCAGCAACCGCCGCGTGAAGTCGGTTGGCGAGCAGCTTGGCTCGCAGTTCTCCCTCGGACTCGCCCGCATGGCGCGCACTATTAAGGAGCGCATGAATCTGCGGGACGCCGACAAGTTTACGCCGAAGGATCTGGTGAACGCCCGGACCATCGAGAGCGTGATCAACACGTTCTTCGGGACCAACCAGCTCAGCCAGTTCATGGACCAGACCAATGCCCTGGCCGAGATGACCCACAAGCGCCGCATGTCGGCGCTGGGGCCGGGCGGGCTTACTCGTGAGCGAGCCGGGTTTGAGGTTCGAGATGTCCACCACACGCACTACGGGCGGCTCTGTCCCATTGAGACGCCGGAGGGGCCGAACATCGGTCTGATGCTGTCCCTCTGCGTCCACTCCACGATCAACGACTTCGGCTTCCTCGAAACGCCCTACCGCGTGGTGGAGGATGGCCAGGTGACCGACCGGGTGGAATACCTCTCGGCCGAAGAGGAGGACCAGGCCACGGTGGCCCAGGCCAACGCGCCGATTGACGACGACGGAGACTTTGAGCGTGACGAGGTGCGCTGCCGGCACCAGGGAGACTTCCCCATTGTGGATCCGGAGAAGGTGGACTACATGGACGTGGCGCCGAACCAGATTGTCTCGCCGTCGGCCAGCCTCGTGCCCTTCCTCTCCCACAATGACGCGAACCGCGCGCTGATGGGATCCAACATGCAGCGGCAGGGCGTGCCGTTGCTCCGGAGTGACTCCCCGATCGTGGGAACTGGTCTCGAGGGGCGAGTGGCGAAAGACTCCCGCTCCTGTGTAGTGGCCGAAGGCGAGGGCGTCGTCGAGTACGTCGATGCGGAGCGCCTCGTGGTACGCTACGACGAAGAGCAGGACAAGACCGACCTGACCTTCGGCGAACCGGTCCAGGAGTACGAGCTGACCAAGTTTCGCCGGACCAACCAGGGCACCTGCATGAACCAGAAGCCCATCGTCCAGGCGGGCGACCGGGTGGAAGAAGGCGAAGTCCTCACCGACGGCTTCGCAATGGAGAAGGGCGAGCTCGCCCTCGGCAAGAATGTGCTCTGTGCCTTCATGCCCTGGCACGGATACAACTACGAGGACGCCATCGTCATCAGCGAGCGTCTCGTGGCTGACGACGTGTACACTTCGGTCCACATCGAAGAGTTTGAACACGAGGTGCGCGACACGAAGCGCGGCGAGGAGGAGTTGACCCGCGAAATTCCGAACGTAAGCGAGGAGGCGACGAAGGACCTCGACGAGCGAGGCATTGTCCGCGTAGGTGCTGAAATTACGCCGGGCGACATCATCGTCGGAAAGATCACGCCAAAGGGCGAAACCGACCCCACACCGGAGGAGAAGCTGCTCCGTGCCATCTTTGGGGACAAGGCGGGCGACGTGAAGGATGCGTCCCTGAAGGCCAAGCCGGGCATGGAAGGCGGCGTCGTGATTGACACGAGGCTCTTCAGCCGTCGTGAGCTTGACCCGGCCTCCAAGAAGATGGAAGAGAAGCGCCTCGAAAACATCGAGGGCGACCATGAGCGCAAGCTGGACGACCTCAATGAGCGCCTCTGGGAGAAATTCTTTGCCCTGGTCGAGGATGCGACGAGTGCCGGCCTCGAAGACCGTGAGGGCGAGGTGATCCTTGCTGAGGGTGCGGACTTTGAGGAGGATGCCTTCGACGACGTTGACCCGTCCGACCTGAGCACCCGTGCCGAGTACACCGGGGACGAGGAGCTGGATGATCAGATCAGCACGCTCCTTCGAAACTATAAGTCGCGGCGTCGCGACATCGAAGGCACGACCAAGCGCCAGAAGCATCAGGTGGAGATGGGCGACGAGCTGCCCTCCGGTGTCGTGCAGATGGCGAAGGTCTACGTGGCCCGGAAGAAGAAAATTGAGGTGGGCGACAAGATGGCCGGACGCCACGGCAACAAGGGCGTGATCGCGAAGATCGCGCCGGTCGAGGACATGCCGTTCCTTGACGATGGCACGCCCGTGGACCTGGTTCTGAACCCGCTCGGGGTGCCGTCCCGAATGAACCTGGGCCAGATCTACGAAACGCTTCTCGGCTGGGCTGGCGACCGGCTCGGGGTCAAGTACGCCACCCCGATCTTCGACGGCGCCTCGCTTGAAGACGTAGGCGATGAGCTGGAGAAGGCCGGTCTCCCCCGCGACGGAAAGGTTCAGCTCTACGACGGGCGCACCGGCGAGCCGTTCGACGAGAAGACGACGGTGGGCCAGATCTACATGATGAAGCTGGAGCACCTCGTCGAGGACAAGATGCATGCCCGGTCCATCGGCCCATACAGCCTCATCACGCAGCAGCCGCTGGGCGGAAAGGCTCAGTTCGGTGGGCAGCGCCTTGGAGAGATGGAGGTCTGGGCCCTTTACGCCTACGGGGCCTCCAACACCCTGCAGGAGATGCTCACCTTCAAGTCCGACGACGTCGAGGGCCGCTCCGAGGCCTACGAGTCGATTGTGAAGGGTGAGAACCTGCCCTCCCCCGGTGTCCCCGAGAGCTTCAACGTGCTCGTCCGGGAGCTTCAGGGGCTCGGGCTCGAGGTGACACTCGACTAA
- the rpoC gene encoding DNA-directed RNA polymerase subunit beta', producing MPYGNSKEIETDFDSITISLASPEDILERSYGEVMKPETINYRSFKPEMGGLFCEKIFGPVKDYECHCGKYKRIRYKGIICDRCGVEVTRKAVRRERMGHISLSVPVVHIWYFKTLPNKIGHLLGLKSKDLEKVIYYENYIVIQPGTAKRLGVEENQLLTEEEYYEILYQIRDDNNRLQDDNEEKFIAKIGGEAVETMLERLELDKLAQELRYQVRTETSQQRKSKALKRLDVVEAFREANEDGVNKPEWMVMRVIPVIPPELRPLVPLDGGRFATSDLNDLYRRVIIRNNRLKRLIDIKAPEVILRNEKRMLQEAVDSLFDNSRKSNSVRGSSNRPLKSLSDMLKGKQGRFRQNLLGKRVDYSGRSVIVSGPHLELHQCGLPKEMAVELFKPFIIRRLIERGIVKTVKSAKKYVDKKTEDVWDILEKVIQGRPVLLNRAPTLHRLGIQAFQPVLTENKAIEIHPLVCPAYNADFDGDQMAVHVPLSHEACLESMVLMLSSHNVRSPADGGPLAVPSQDMILGLYYITKAKSNQKGEGMRFANVQEVRQAFDQDQVALHAKIQLRDPDGSDEMVDTTVGRVIFNETLPDELDFVNEVLSTKNVRPVIARVLKQTGFEETADFLDAIKDMGFRRSTTSGMTFSLSDIIIPDEKEELIEEANETVEEAEQNYSMGFITDNERYNQVIDVWTKTNNKVSEVLFDALKEHKEGFNPIFTMADSGARGSQEQIRQLGGMRGLMAKPQKNIGEGGGGGEILENPILSNFKEGLTVQEYFISTHGSRKGLADTALKTADAGYLTRRLVDVSQSVTVTEHDCGTLRGINVGALKDNEEVVAPLSDRITGRVSVRDVYDPHTDELVVEANELITDEIADDIAQTSIEEIEIRSVLTCEAERGVCTLCYGQNLATGRMVEVGESVGVVAAQSIGEPGTQLTLRTFHTGGTATREVGESTIQAKFSGTLEFENLRTVTYEDTDGPKEIVLSRQGEVRIMDTDGDRRELTSYVVPYGAELLVDEDTDVEDGDVLASWDPYNSLILTEANGTVRFEDIIEDTTYREETDEQTGHKEKVIVESRERTLTPAVIVETEDGEQREYNMPVDARIQVDEGDEVQAGQTLAKMPRQAAQTSDITGGLPRVEELFEARTPDEPAVVSEIDGIVSFGDQKRGSQEVIVTSRDGDMEKSYMVSLSKHMLVHEGDYVEAGDRLCDGQIAPHDILSIKGPRAVQEHLLNEVQEVYRLQGVDIDDKHFEVVIRQMMKRVKITEPGDTNFLEEDQVDRQKMASINDDLYDKFVVKDPSDASVEIGEVIGRRRLRELNSELKREDKPEIEVREARPAVGEPLLLGITKASLATDSMISAASFQETTKVLTNSAIRSRTDPLEGLKENVVAGHSIPAGTGQREYRDLVVGSKSELEELQAAIGGDGESPGGDGAAGDGAPSGEDVEQIEASGSEN from the coding sequence ATGCCGTACGGTAATTCCAAGGAGATCGAAACTGATTTTGACAGTATCACCATCAGCCTGGCCTCCCCGGAGGACATTCTGGAGCGGTCCTACGGCGAGGTGATGAAGCCCGAAACGATCAACTACCGGTCGTTCAAGCCCGAGATGGGCGGGCTCTTCTGCGAGAAGATCTTCGGTCCGGTCAAGGACTACGAATGCCACTGTGGAAAGTACAAGCGCATCCGGTACAAGGGTATCATCTGTGACCGGTGTGGAGTGGAGGTAACCCGGAAGGCCGTCCGCCGAGAGCGCATGGGCCACATTTCCCTGAGCGTGCCGGTGGTCCACATCTGGTACTTCAAGACCCTGCCCAACAAGATTGGGCACCTGCTCGGTCTGAAGTCGAAGGACCTGGAGAAGGTCATCTACTACGAGAACTACATCGTCATCCAGCCGGGCACGGCCAAGCGGCTCGGGGTGGAGGAAAACCAACTCCTGACGGAGGAGGAGTACTACGAAATCCTCTATCAGATTCGGGACGACAACAACCGCCTCCAGGACGACAACGAGGAGAAGTTCATCGCCAAGATTGGCGGAGAAGCGGTCGAGACGATGCTCGAACGCCTCGAGCTCGACAAGCTCGCCCAGGAGCTCCGCTACCAGGTCCGAACCGAAACGAGCCAGCAGCGCAAGTCGAAGGCGCTGAAGCGGCTCGACGTGGTGGAGGCCTTCCGCGAAGCCAACGAGGACGGCGTCAACAAGCCGGAATGGATGGTGATGCGCGTGATTCCGGTCATCCCGCCGGAGCTACGTCCTCTCGTCCCCCTCGACGGCGGACGGTTTGCGACCAGCGACCTGAACGACCTGTACCGCCGGGTGATCATCCGTAACAACCGGCTTAAGCGCCTCATCGACATCAAGGCGCCAGAGGTCATCCTTCGGAACGAGAAGCGGATGCTGCAGGAGGCCGTTGACTCCCTCTTCGACAACAGCCGCAAGTCCAACTCGGTGCGCGGCTCCTCGAACCGGCCCCTTAAGAGCCTCTCGGACATGCTGAAGGGCAAGCAAGGGCGCTTCCGCCAGAACCTGCTCGGCAAGCGCGTCGACTACTCGGGCCGCTCGGTCATCGTCTCCGGGCCGCACCTGGAGCTGCACCAGTGTGGGCTGCCGAAGGAGATGGCCGTCGAGCTCTTCAAGCCGTTTATCATTCGCCGCCTCATTGAGCGTGGCATTGTCAAGACGGTCAAGAGCGCGAAGAAGTATGTCGACAAGAAAACCGAGGACGTCTGGGACATCTTAGAAAAGGTGATTCAGGGAAGGCCGGTCTTACTCAACCGTGCCCCGACGCTCCACCGGCTCGGCATCCAGGCCTTCCAGCCCGTCCTCACTGAGAACAAGGCCATCGAGATTCACCCGCTCGTCTGCCCGGCGTACAACGCCGACTTCGACGGCGACCAGATGGCCGTGCACGTTCCCCTTTCGCACGAGGCATGCCTCGAGAGCATGGTGCTCATGCTGTCGAGCCACAACGTCCGAAGTCCGGCCGACGGCGGCCCGCTCGCTGTGCCGAGCCAGGACATGATTCTGGGCCTTTACTACATCACGAAGGCGAAGTCCAACCAGAAGGGCGAAGGCATGCGCTTCGCCAACGTCCAAGAGGTGCGACAGGCCTTCGACCAGGATCAGGTGGCGCTCCACGCCAAGATCCAGCTCCGCGACCCCGACGGGTCCGATGAGATGGTCGATACGACTGTGGGCCGCGTCATCTTCAACGAGACGCTGCCGGATGAGCTCGACTTCGTCAACGAGGTCCTGAGCACGAAGAACGTGCGGCCGGTCATCGCCCGCGTCCTGAAGCAGACCGGTTTCGAAGAGACGGCGGACTTTCTGGACGCGATCAAGGACATGGGCTTCCGTCGCTCCACGACCTCGGGCATGACCTTCTCCCTCTCGGACATCATCATTCCGGACGAGAAGGAGGAGCTCATCGAAGAGGCCAACGAGACGGTGGAGGAGGCCGAACAGAATTACTCCATGGGCTTCATCACCGACAACGAGCGCTACAACCAGGTCATCGACGTCTGGACGAAGACGAACAACAAGGTCTCCGAGGTGCTCTTCGACGCCTTGAAGGAGCACAAGGAGGGCTTCAACCCCATCTTTACGATGGCCGACTCCGGCGCTCGAGGCTCGCAGGAGCAGATTCGCCAGCTCGGCGGCATGCGTGGCCTGATGGCCAAGCCGCAGAAGAACATCGGCGAAGGCGGCGGGGGGGGCGAAATCCTCGAGAACCCGATCCTCTCCAACTTCAAGGAGGGCCTGACGGTGCAGGAGTACTTCATTAGCACCCACGGATCGCGGAAGGGACTGGCTGACACGGCGCTCAAGACCGCCGACGCCGGTTACCTCACGCGACGCCTCGTTGACGTATCGCAGAGCGTGACGGTGACTGAGCACGACTGTGGCACCTTGCGTGGCATCAACGTTGGTGCACTGAAGGACAACGAGGAGGTCGTTGCACCGCTCTCCGACCGGATTACGGGTCGGGTGTCGGTTCGCGACGTGTACGATCCTCACACCGATGAGCTCGTCGTGGAGGCGAATGAGCTCATCACCGACGAGATTGCCGACGACATTGCGCAGACCTCCATCGAGGAGATCGAGATCCGGTCGGTGCTCACCTGTGAGGCCGAGCGTGGAGTGTGCACGCTCTGCTACGGTCAGAATCTCGCCACCGGCCGCATGGTCGAGGTTGGCGAGTCAGTCGGCGTGGTGGCGGCCCAGTCGATTGGGGAGCCGGGCACGCAGCTTACGCTCCGGACCTTCCACACCGGTGGAACCGCCACGCGTGAGGTTGGCGAGTCGACCATCCAGGCGAAGTTCTCCGGCACGCTCGAATTCGAGAACCTCCGTACGGTCACGTACGAGGACACCGACGGGCCGAAGGAGATCGTGCTTTCCCGGCAGGGAGAAGTCCGAATCATGGACACGGACGGCGACCGCCGCGAGTTGACAAGCTACGTCGTGCCGTATGGTGCTGAGCTGCTGGTCGACGAAGACACAGATGTCGAGGACGGAGACGTGCTGGCGAGCTGGGACCCCTACAACAGCCTGATCCTCACGGAGGCCAACGGCACGGTGCGGTTCGAGGACATCATCGAAGACACCACCTACCGCGAGGAGACCGACGAGCAGACCGGACACAAGGAAAAGGTCATCGTCGAGAGCCGCGAGCGCACCCTCACGCCCGCCGTTATCGTTGAGACCGAGGATGGGGAACAGCGGGAGTACAACATGCCCGTCGATGCCCGCATCCAGGTCGACGAAGGAGACGAGGTGCAAGCTGGCCAGACCCTTGCGAAGATGCCCCGCCAGGCCGCCCAGACCAGCGACATCACCGGTGGTCTGCCGCGCGTCGAGGAGCTCTTCGAGGCCCGCACGCCGGACGAGCCGGCCGTCGTCAGTGAGATTGACGGCATCGTCAGCTTCGGCGACCAGAAGCGTGGCTCGCAGGAGGTGATTGTCACCAGCCGCGACGGAGACATGGAGAAGAGCTACATGGTCTCCCTCTCGAAGCACATGCTGGTCCACGAAGGCGACTACGTGGAGGCTGGCGACCGGCTCTGTGACGGACAGATTGCCCCGCACGACATCCTGTCGATTAAGGGGCCACGTGCCGTGCAGGAGCACCTCCTCAACGAGGTCCAAGAGGTGTACCGCCTCCAGGGCGTCGACATCGATGACAAGCACTTCGAGGTTGTGATCCGGCAGATGATGAAGCGGGTGAAGATTACCGAGCCGGGCGACACCAACTTCCTCGAGGAGGATCAGGTGGATCGTCAGAAGATGGCGAGTATCAACGACGACCTGTACGACAAATTCGTCGTCAAGGACCCGAGTGACGCAAGCGTTGAGATCGGCGAAGTCATTGGTCGTCGGCGTCTGCGCGAGCTCAACTCGGAGCTGAAGCGTGAGGACAAGCCTGAGATCGAGGTTCGAGAGGCCCGGCCTGCGGTCGGTGAGCCGCTGCTCCTCGGCATCACGAAGGCGTCCCTCGCCACCGACTCGATGATCTCCGCGGCCTCCTTCCAGGAGACGACGAAGGTGCTCACAAACTCCGCCATTCGCTCCCGGACGGACCCCCTGGAGGGGCTCAAGGAAAACGTTGTCGCGGGCCACTCCATCCCTGCGGGTACGGGCCAGCGCGAGTACCGCGACCTGGTCGTGGGCTCGAAGTCCGAGCTCGAAGAGCTGCAGGCGGCCATCGGCGGCGACGGCGAGAGCCCCGGAGGCGATGGGGCCGCCGGCGACGGTGCACCGAGTGGGGAAGACGTCGAGCAAATTGAGGCGTCCGGCTCCGAAAACTAG